In Sphingomonas sp. R1, a single genomic region encodes these proteins:
- a CDS encoding acyl-CoA thioesterase yields the protein MTDPKSPEDLVAALTALLDVETLDTDLYRGARQPGGVGRVFGGQVIAQALQAAQRSVEDGKVAHSLHAYFMRAGDEDYPILYRVVRDFEGRSFANRRVIAMQKGKPILNMAASFHTPEDGLHHQDAMPDVPPPEELRSEAELREQIRDQIPEKFKRFFLRARPIEIRPVHPRNWFQPEPREPRQYSWFRVVAPLPDEPALHRAMLAYASDMTLLGTCMLPHGVSWMSGQVQTASLDHALWMHEPFRFDDWLLYATDSPWAGHSRGFNRGSIYARDGRLVASVTQEGLIRASDRT from the coding sequence ACACCGACCTGTATCGCGGCGCCCGCCAGCCGGGTGGCGTCGGCCGGGTGTTCGGGGGGCAGGTGATCGCCCAGGCGCTGCAGGCGGCGCAGCGCTCGGTGGAGGACGGCAAGGTCGCGCATTCGCTCCATGCCTATTTCATGCGGGCGGGGGACGAGGATTACCCGATCCTCTACCGGGTCGTACGCGATTTCGAAGGGCGCAGCTTCGCCAATCGCCGGGTGATCGCGATGCAGAAGGGCAAGCCGATCCTCAACATGGCAGCCTCCTTCCACACGCCGGAGGACGGGCTGCACCATCAGGACGCGATGCCCGACGTGCCGCCGCCGGAGGAACTGCGCTCCGAGGCCGAACTGCGCGAGCAGATCCGCGACCAGATCCCGGAGAAGTTCAAGCGCTTCTTCCTGCGCGCCCGGCCGATCGAGATCCGCCCGGTCCACCCGCGCAACTGGTTCCAGCCCGAGCCGCGCGAGCCGCGACAATATAGCTGGTTCCGCGTCGTCGCGCCGCTGCCCGACGAGCCTGCGCTCCACCGCGCGATGCTCGCCTATGCCAGCGACATGACCTTGCTGGGCACCTGCATGCTGCCCCACGGCGTCAGCTGGATGAGCGGCCAGGTGCAGACCGCCAGCCTCGATCATGCGCTGTGGATGCACGAGCCGTTCCGCTTCGACGACTGGCTGCTCTATGCAACCGACAGCCCCTGGGCCGGACACAGCCGCGGGTTCAACCGCGGCAGCATCTATGCGCGCGACGGGCGCCTGGTCGCGAGCGTGACGCAGGAAGGGCTGATCCGGGCATCGGATCGCACCTGA
- a CDS encoding CAP domain-containing protein, with protein sequence MRYGALAIAALSCACLPAAGGLHAQTLEDAVLERINAVRANPRAYADQLRAYRSYFDGEIVYLPGDYNGVLTKEGAAVVDETIAFLERQPSLPPLAPAQVLTLTAADYSREQGTLGARGHVGADGSQPGERVKRHGGGIFVGEAIAYGSNDAEEVVRQMVVDDGVPDRGHRKLLFDKNFRFAGIGCGPHARMDHICVVDLSATPDGRAVRVRYALQR encoded by the coding sequence ATGCGTTATGGCGCACTTGCGATTGCCGCGCTGTCTTGCGCGTGCCTGCCGGCTGCCGGTGGACTGCATGCGCAGACGCTGGAGGACGCCGTGCTCGAGCGGATCAATGCGGTGCGCGCCAACCCGCGGGCCTATGCCGACCAGCTTCGCGCCTATCGCAGCTATTTCGACGGTGAGATCGTCTATCTACCCGGCGACTATAACGGCGTGCTGACCAAGGAAGGCGCCGCGGTCGTCGACGAGACGATCGCCTTTCTCGAGCGCCAGCCATCCTTGCCGCCGCTGGCGCCGGCGCAGGTGCTGACGCTCACCGCCGCGGACTATTCGCGCGAACAGGGCACCCTGGGCGCGCGCGGCCATGTCGGCGCGGACGGGAGCCAGCCGGGCGAGCGGGTGAAGCGCCATGGCGGCGGAATCTTCGTCGGCGAAGCCATCGCCTATGGCTCCAACGATGCCGAGGAGGTCGTCCGCCAGATGGTGGTGGACGACGGCGTGCCGGATCGCGGCCATCGCAAATTGCTGTTCGACAAGAATTTCCGCTTCGCCGGCATCGGCTGCGGACCGCATGCCCGGATGGACCATATCTGTGTGGTCGATCTCAGCGCCACGCCCGATGGCCGCGCGGTCCGCGTCCGCTACGCGCTGCAGCGCTGA